The following proteins come from a genomic window of Kocuria palustris:
- a CDS encoding AAA family ATPase, protein MAGGSGTGKTTLCNRIAELMGYPRVEIDSLHHGPKWTRRESFVADVERYTSGPQWVIELQYREVRPLLLERADTLLWLDYPTSVQMTRLMRRTLRRRLLRQELWNGNQEPPLRTFFTDEEHIMRWGWRTRNELKPIIPTVEDHFPSLTTVRLGHPREAGQWLRALAEAHQTMKEHPARRGSCIDDRCMQHEVSPPSAGPGQRMRP, encoded by the coding sequence GTGGCCGGCGGCAGCGGGACCGGAAAGACCACGCTCTGCAACCGGATCGCAGAGCTGATGGGATACCCGCGGGTGGAGATCGACAGCCTGCACCACGGTCCCAAGTGGACACGCCGCGAGTCGTTCGTCGCCGACGTCGAGCGGTACACCTCCGGACCCCAGTGGGTCATCGAGCTGCAATACCGCGAGGTCCGGCCCCTGCTCCTGGAGCGCGCCGACACCCTGCTCTGGCTGGACTACCCGACCTCGGTGCAGATGACTCGGCTGATGCGCCGCACCCTGCGCCGACGCCTGCTGCGGCAGGAGCTGTGGAACGGGAACCAGGAGCCCCCGCTGCGTACCTTCTTCACCGATGAGGAGCACATCATGCGGTGGGGCTGGCGAACCAGGAACGAGCTCAAGCCGATCATTCCCACCGTGGAAGACCATTTCCCGTCATTGACCACTGTGCGTCTGGGCCATCCTCGAGAAGCCGGACAGTGGCTCAGAGCCCTGGCCGAGGCGCACCAGACGATGAAGGAGCATCCGGCGAGGCGCGGTTCCTGCATCGACGACCGGTGCATGCAGCATGAAGTGAGTCCGCCCTCGGCTGGGCCTGGACAGAGGATGCGCCCGTGA
- a CDS encoding FAD-binding oxidoreductase, protein MSANHGTTTALKHLKAQLGARLSTDPAELEPLREDRSGHRSPGAPLALIRAGSIEDVQLVCRTASEHGIPVVTRGAGTGLAGGACAGPGELVLSTQDLDQVHEISVPNRLAVVGPGILNGALNARLAEHGLWWAPDPSSKDISTVGGNIAMNAGGLLCAKYGVTREAVLALTVVLADGRLISVGHRTVKGVTGYDLCALMIGSEGTLGVIVECTLALRPVVTGPGPVVSASFPSVIAASAAASAVTAEGLTPALLELMDGPTVECVEQRRGRRIGSAGSSFLLAQTDGREADEVAGRIAAIFEAAGGEVRAAEDEAEADELIGLRRSAFPALEARAQRMAQEGGFAGGGSILVEDIAVPRDRLAQAFERIREIELRHGILIPTTTHAGDGNLHPIFLVGDDEVPERIWEAAGEVFRIALELGGTLSGEHGIGLLKRRWLGDELGEDQLDLQAQIRAVFDPQGILNPGKVFAREH, encoded by the coding sequence ATGTCCGCGAATCACGGCACCACGACTGCGCTCAAGCACCTGAAGGCGCAGCTGGGGGCGCGGCTGAGCACCGACCCCGCTGAGCTCGAGCCGCTGCGGGAGGACCGCTCGGGGCACCGCAGCCCGGGCGCCCCGCTGGCGCTGATCCGCGCCGGAAGCATCGAGGACGTCCAGCTCGTGTGCCGCACCGCCTCCGAGCACGGCATCCCGGTGGTCACCCGCGGCGCGGGCACCGGCCTGGCGGGCGGGGCGTGCGCCGGTCCCGGCGAGCTCGTGCTGTCCACGCAGGACCTGGATCAGGTGCACGAGATCTCGGTGCCGAATCGCCTGGCCGTCGTCGGGCCGGGGATCCTCAACGGCGCGCTGAACGCCCGACTGGCCGAGCACGGACTGTGGTGGGCCCCGGACCCCTCGAGCAAGGACATCTCCACGGTCGGCGGCAACATCGCCATGAACGCCGGCGGCCTGCTGTGCGCCAAGTACGGCGTCACCCGCGAGGCGGTGCTCGCGCTGACGGTCGTGCTCGCCGACGGCCGTCTGATCTCGGTGGGCCACCGCACCGTGAAGGGCGTGACCGGCTACGACCTCTGCGCGCTGATGATCGGCTCGGAGGGCACGCTGGGCGTGATCGTCGAGTGCACGCTGGCCCTGCGTCCCGTCGTGACCGGCCCGGGCCCCGTGGTCTCGGCGAGCTTCCCGAGCGTCATCGCAGCCTCGGCGGCCGCCTCCGCTGTCACGGCGGAGGGTCTCACCCCTGCGCTGCTCGAGCTGATGGACGGGCCCACGGTGGAGTGTGTCGAGCAGCGGCGCGGTCGGCGCATCGGCTCGGCGGGGTCGTCGTTCCTGCTGGCCCAGACCGACGGGCGGGAAGCCGACGAGGTCGCCGGGAGGATCGCGGCGATCTTTGAGGCCGCCGGCGGCGAGGTCCGCGCGGCCGAGGACGAGGCGGAGGCCGATGAGCTCATCGGTCTGCGACGCAGCGCGTTCCCGGCGCTGGAGGCGCGTGCGCAGCGGATGGCCCAGGAGGGCGGCTTCGCCGGCGGCGGCTCGATCCTGGTCGAGGACATCGCCGTGCCGCGCGACCGGCTGGCCCAGGCCTTCGAGCGCATCCGCGAGATCGAGCTGCGTCACGGGATCCTCATCCCCACGACCACCCACGCCGGCGACGGCAACCTGCACCCGATCTTCCTGGTCGGCGACGACGAGGTCCCCGAGCGGATCTGGGAGGCCGCCGGAGAGGTCTTCCGGATCGCCCTGGAGCTGGGCGGCACGCTGTCGGGGGAGCATGGCATCGGCCTGCTCAAGCGGCGCTGGCTCGGAGATGAGCTCGGAGAGGATCAGCTGGACCTCCAGGCGCAGATCCGCGCGGTGTTCGATCCGCAGGGGATCCTCAATCCCGGCAAGGTCTTCGCACGGGAGCACTGA
- a CDS encoding multidrug effflux MFS transporter, which produces MITPASPAQGQRSAVALILTLALLSAVSPLATDVYLPSFPEMTRELATTGSAVQLTLTTFMIGLGLGQLVIGPLSDALGRRGPLLIGTVVCLLAGIVCALAPSIEVLVIARFVQGFSGAAGVVIARAIITDITRGATTVRLMNIMMIIGGVMPVIAPMAGGAILQVADWRGIFWVITAIVTVMVVGILTVVPESLPDARRQEGGLRRMASTIDAVLRTPVYAGGVVVSAMSFATLFAYVSASPFVIQSILGLPTMAYSLLFGLNALGMTSGSLISIRLAGRVPVQRTLGTALIALTAVAVALVVVVLIGVPAVPTLALLFCATTAMGFILGNASAVTMQAVPETSGTGSALMGALQFGMGALVSPIVGMAGETDARPMAFTMAVCASIALAAFLMIRRRAASADDTVGSS; this is translated from the coding sequence TTGATCACCCCGGCCTCGCCCGCGCAGGGGCAGCGCTCGGCCGTCGCGCTGATCCTGACGCTGGCGCTGCTGTCGGCGGTCTCGCCGCTGGCCACCGACGTCTACCTGCCGTCGTTCCCGGAGATGACGCGGGAGCTGGCCACCACGGGCTCGGCCGTGCAGCTCACGCTGACCACGTTCATGATCGGGCTGGGGCTGGGCCAGCTCGTCATCGGCCCGCTGTCCGACGCCCTGGGGCGGCGCGGTCCGCTGCTGATCGGCACGGTCGTGTGCCTGCTGGCCGGCATCGTCTGCGCGCTGGCGCCGAGCATCGAGGTGCTGGTCATCGCCAGGTTCGTGCAGGGCTTCAGCGGTGCCGCCGGCGTCGTGATCGCCCGGGCGATCATCACGGACATCACGCGCGGGGCCACGACCGTGCGGCTGATGAACATCATGATGATCATCGGCGGTGTGATGCCGGTGATCGCGCCCATGGCGGGCGGGGCCATCCTGCAGGTCGCTGACTGGCGAGGCATCTTCTGGGTGATCACCGCGATCGTGACCGTCATGGTCGTCGGCATCCTGACCGTCGTCCCGGAGTCCCTGCCCGACGCGCGGCGCCAGGAGGGCGGTCTGCGGCGCATGGCATCCACCATCGACGCGGTGCTGCGCACGCCGGTCTACGCGGGCGGCGTGGTCGTCTCGGCCATGTCCTTCGCCACGCTGTTCGCCTATGTCTCGGCCTCGCCGTTCGTCATCCAGTCCATCCTGGGGCTGCCCACGATGGCGTACTCGCTGCTGTTCGGCCTCAACGCGCTGGGCATGACCTCCGGCAGCCTGATCTCGATCCGGCTGGCCGGGCGGGTGCCCGTGCAGCGCACCCTGGGCACGGCGCTGATCGCGCTCACGGCGGTCGCGGTGGCGCTGGTCGTCGTCGTGCTGATCGGGGTGCCCGCCGTGCCCACCCTTGCGCTGCTGTTCTGCGCCACGACCGCCATGGGCTTCATCCTGGGCAATGCCTCGGCGGTGACCATGCAGGCGGTGCCCGAGACTTCCGGCACCGGCTCGGCGCTGATGGGGGCGCTGCAGTTCGGAATGGGCGCGCTCGTCTCCCCGATCGTGGGCATGGCCGGCGAGACCGACGCCCGCCCGATGGCGTTCACGATGGCCGTGTGCGCGTCCATCGCGCTGGCTGCGTTCCTGATGATCCGGCGACGTGCAGCCTCGGCTGACGACACAGTCGGGAGCAGCTGA
- a CDS encoding Mur ligase family protein, translating to MSAMSRPLVRLLGQGVRAATKLRGGGSAFPGLVMEKLHPDFVAEQLARLPQGVVVISGTNGKTTTTKMAVQLLESQGLRVFTNRTGSNFVRGVAASLLEEISLTGRLDADIAVLELDEAHAVHFVKLVQPRFALLLNVMRDQLDRFGEIDTTRRMLSQIAAATTEAVVLNREDPRIASLADDVRPGTAVHWYGLSEKLRPMFPSDDDMRGADGPEAPLPSQEAKPEAVVQLDDFEATDVTFSVRGEPAKAEVHLYGVYNVYNAAAALALALTVSQERSGLSAALPSLLGELSRVTPAFGRGETIMVDGTPLQLLLVKNPAGFRLSLASAAPESYATMISINDEYADGRDVSWLWDVEFESLRSGGVDMVTGTRAWDMALRLDYDQVQVGAVEPDIARALTEFIASADGRPMRVFCTYTSMLTLRRELRAVAVVPEI from the coding sequence ATGTCCGCCATGTCCAGACCACTTGTGAGGCTCCTCGGCCAGGGCGTGCGCGCCGCCACCAAGCTGCGCGGCGGAGGCTCGGCGTTCCCCGGGCTGGTGATGGAGAAGCTGCACCCGGACTTCGTGGCCGAGCAGCTGGCCCGGCTGCCCCAGGGCGTCGTGGTGATCTCCGGGACCAACGGCAAGACGACCACCACCAAGATGGCCGTCCAGCTGCTCGAGTCCCAGGGCCTGCGCGTGTTCACCAACCGCACCGGCTCGAACTTCGTGCGCGGGGTGGCGGCCTCCCTGCTGGAGGAGATCTCCCTGACCGGCAGGCTGGACGCGGACATCGCCGTGCTGGAGCTCGACGAGGCCCACGCGGTCCACTTCGTGAAGCTCGTCCAGCCCCGGTTCGCACTGCTGCTCAACGTCATGCGAGATCAGCTCGACCGCTTCGGCGAGATCGACACCACCCGCCGCATGCTCTCCCAGATCGCGGCGGCCACCACCGAGGCCGTGGTCCTCAACCGCGAGGACCCGCGCATTGCCTCTCTGGCCGATGACGTCCGCCCCGGGACCGCGGTGCACTGGTACGGGCTGTCGGAGAAGCTGCGGCCCATGTTCCCGTCGGACGACGACATGCGCGGCGCCGACGGCCCCGAGGCTCCGTTGCCGTCGCAGGAGGCCAAGCCGGAGGCCGTCGTGCAGCTCGACGACTTCGAGGCCACAGACGTCACGTTCTCCGTGCGCGGTGAGCCCGCCAAGGCGGAGGTCCACCTCTACGGCGTCTACAACGTCTACAACGCCGCGGCCGCCCTGGCACTGGCCCTGACCGTCTCGCAGGAGCGCAGCGGCCTGTCGGCGGCGCTGCCGTCGCTGCTGGGCGAGCTGTCGCGCGTGACCCCGGCCTTCGGGCGCGGCGAGACGATCATGGTCGACGGCACCCCGCTGCAGCTGCTGCTCGTGAAGAACCCCGCGGGCTTCCGCCTGTCGCTGGCCTCCGCCGCACCGGAGTCCTACGCGACCATGATCTCCATCAACGACGAGTACGCCGACGGCCGCGACGTCTCCTGGCTGTGGGACGTCGAATTCGAGTCCCTGCGCAGCGGGGGAGTGGACATGGTCACCGGCACCCGGGCCTGGGACATGGCTCTGCGCCTGGACTACGACCAGGTGCAGGTCGGCGCCGTCGAGCCGGACATCGCCCGAGCGCTCACGGAGTTCATCGCCTCCGCCGACGGACGCCCGATGCGCGTCTTCTGCACCTACACGTCCATGCTCACGCTGCGCCGCGAGCTGCGCGCCGTGGCCGTCGTGCCCGAGATCTGA
- a CDS encoding type 1 glutamine amidotransferase, with protein sequence MTTATPNLPAAGAEPELGGQGEIHLVQLYPRDMNIYGDWGNTLTLKRRLERRGYSVRVTDYNPGDSFPGDGDIFVGGGGQDSGQFRVMEDLQRIKPLLLELVEDGAPMLAICGLYQLFGHRFRTIGGETLTGVGIFDLETVGGPERLIGNIVTESPDLGTVIGYENHSGLTHLGAGQEPFGRVISGAGNDGQDGTEGAVTREVIGTYLHGSLLPKNPAVADHLIATAVRRRYAHETLEPLNDLLAEKAREVAASRPR encoded by the coding sequence ATGACCACTGCGACTCCCAACCTCCCCGCCGCAGGAGCCGAGCCCGAGCTCGGCGGGCAGGGCGAGATCCACCTCGTGCAGCTCTATCCGCGTGACATGAACATCTACGGCGATTGGGGCAACACGCTGACGCTCAAGCGCCGTCTCGAGCGCCGCGGCTACAGCGTGCGCGTCACCGACTACAACCCCGGCGACTCCTTCCCCGGCGACGGCGACATCTTCGTGGGCGGCGGCGGCCAGGACTCCGGGCAGTTCCGCGTCATGGAGGACCTGCAGCGCATCAAGCCCCTGCTGCTGGAGCTGGTGGAGGATGGCGCGCCCATGCTCGCGATCTGCGGGCTCTACCAGCTCTTCGGCCACCGGTTCCGCACGATCGGCGGTGAGACGCTGACCGGCGTGGGGATCTTCGACCTCGAGACCGTCGGGGGCCCGGAGCGGCTGATCGGCAACATCGTCACCGAGTCGCCCGATCTCGGCACCGTGATCGGCTACGAGAACCACTCCGGGCTGACCCACCTGGGCGCGGGCCAGGAGCCGTTCGGTCGCGTGATCTCCGGTGCGGGCAACGACGGCCAGGACGGCACGGAGGGCGCGGTGACCCGCGAGGTCATCGGCACCTATCTGCACGGCTCCCTGCTGCCCAAGAACCCGGCGGTGGCCGATCACCTCATCGCCACGGCGGTGCGGCGACGCTATGCGCACGAGACCCTCGAGCCGCTGAACGATCTGCTGGCGGAGAAGGCGCGGGAGGTCGCGGCCTCCCGTCCGCGCTGA
- a CDS encoding HIT family protein, whose amino-acid sequence MSTGEPGARVGQHHWVRQDDFEIPGVPDSFQRLWTPHRLAYVRGEDTSVETVPGCPFCTGPERRDNESLIVFRGEHCFVILNVFPYNPGHLLVCPYRHVADLTELTDQELTELMRLTRDAVVAVSEASHPNAFNTGLNLGQAAGGSLSDHLHMHVVPRWIGDSNFLPVTAHTKAIMDTLGGTWTDIREHWPEPDSAAESAAQGPTGSSEEN is encoded by the coding sequence ATGAGCACGGGGGAGCCGGGCGCGCGCGTGGGCCAGCACCACTGGGTGCGCCAGGACGATTTCGAGATCCCCGGGGTGCCGGATTCGTTCCAGCGCCTGTGGACCCCGCACCGCCTGGCCTATGTGCGCGGCGAGGACACCTCGGTCGAGACGGTGCCGGGCTGCCCGTTCTGCACGGGCCCCGAGCGCCGGGACAACGAATCCCTGATCGTCTTCCGCGGCGAGCACTGCTTCGTGATCCTCAACGTGTTCCCCTACAACCCGGGCCACCTGCTGGTGTGCCCGTACCGCCACGTGGCGGATCTGACGGAGCTGACAGACCAGGAGCTCACCGAGCTCATGCGCCTGACCCGCGACGCTGTCGTGGCAGTGAGCGAGGCCTCGCACCCGAACGCCTTCAACACGGGGCTGAACCTGGGCCAGGCCGCCGGCGGTTCGCTGTCGGATCACCTGCACATGCATGTGGTGCCGCGGTGGATCGGGGACTCCAACTTCCTGCCCGTGACCGCGCACACCAAGGCGATCATGGACACGCTGGGCGGGACCTGGACCGACATCCGGGAGCACTGGCCGGAGCCGGATTCGGCGGCGGAATCGGCTGCTCAGGGGCCCACCGGGTCGTCCGAGGAGAATTGA
- the thrS gene encoding threonine--tRNA ligase has product MSESVSQNPSAQDPSVGGITVTVDGQQQQVATGTTAADLYQGQREVVVARIEGTLRDLATPLADGQSIERVLISDPEGLEVLRHSTAHVMAQAVQELKQEAKLGIGPYITDGFYFDFDVDEAFTPEDLKALEKRMQKIVNSTQSFRRRSVTHDEAVAEMADEPYKLELIGLAQGPGSGAEVAATEGASQEVAAGELTIYDNVDRKSGEIVWKDLCRGPHLPDTKLIGNGFALMRSAAAYWRGSEKNKQLQRIYGTAWPTKDELKAYKDRLAEAERRDHRKLGSELDLFSFPDEIGSGLAVFHPKGGLIRMEMENLSREQHVKHGYSFVNTPHITKSTLYEISGHLGFYKDGMFPPMQMDEERDAAGNVTKQGQDYYLKPMNCPMHNLIFRQRGRSYRDLPLRLFEFGTVYRNEKSGVIHGLTRARGFTQDDAHIYCTREQMRDEIATTLDFVLDLLKAYGLDEFYLELSTRDPEKSIGDDAAWEEATATLEEVATASGLELVPDPEGAAFYGPKISVQARDAIGRTWQMSTIQLDFFMPERFDLEYAAADGSRQRPVMIHRALFGSIERFFGVLTEHYAGAFPAWLAPEQVRAIPVAEAFDDYLGDVVAKLRTAGVRAELDSSSDRFPKKIRTASKDKVPFVLIAGGDDAEAGAVSFRFRDGSQENGVPVEEAVARIAAHVSNRVNDDPVPSAAAGDETVGQAPGVDADAPGSQGAQS; this is encoded by the coding sequence ATGAGCGAGTCCGTGTCCCAGAACCCCTCCGCGCAGGATCCCAGCGTCGGCGGGATCACCGTCACCGTGGACGGACAGCAGCAGCAGGTCGCGACCGGGACCACCGCCGCTGATCTCTACCAGGGCCAGCGGGAGGTCGTCGTCGCCCGGATCGAAGGCACGCTGCGCGATCTTGCCACCCCCCTGGCCGACGGGCAGTCGATCGAGCGCGTGCTGATCTCGGACCCGGAGGGCCTGGAGGTCCTGCGCCACTCGACCGCCCACGTGATGGCCCAGGCGGTGCAGGAGCTCAAGCAGGAGGCCAAGCTCGGCATCGGCCCGTACATCACTGACGGGTTCTACTTCGACTTCGACGTCGACGAGGCCTTCACCCCGGAGGATCTCAAGGCGCTGGAGAAGCGCATGCAGAAGATCGTGAACTCCACGCAGAGCTTCCGCCGGCGCTCCGTGACCCACGATGAGGCCGTCGCGGAGATGGCCGATGAGCCCTACAAGCTCGAGCTGATCGGGCTGGCCCAGGGCCCCGGCTCCGGCGCGGAGGTCGCCGCCACGGAGGGCGCCTCGCAGGAGGTTGCCGCCGGCGAGCTGACCATCTACGACAACGTCGACCGCAAGTCCGGCGAGATCGTCTGGAAGGACCTGTGCCGCGGGCCCCACCTGCCGGACACCAAGCTGATCGGCAACGGCTTCGCCCTGATGCGCTCGGCGGCCGCCTACTGGCGCGGCTCGGAGAAGAACAAGCAGCTGCAGCGCATCTACGGCACCGCCTGGCCCACCAAGGACGAGCTCAAGGCGTACAAGGATCGCCTCGCCGAGGCCGAGCGCCGCGATCACCGCAAGCTGGGCTCCGAGCTGGACCTGTTCTCCTTCCCGGACGAGATCGGCTCCGGCCTGGCCGTGTTCCACCCCAAGGGCGGTCTGATCCGCATGGAGATGGAGAATCTCTCGCGCGAGCAGCACGTCAAGCACGGCTACTCGTTCGTGAACACGCCGCACATCACCAAGTCCACGCTGTACGAGATCTCCGGGCACCTGGGCTTCTACAAGGACGGCATGTTCCCGCCCATGCAGATGGACGAGGAGCGCGACGCCGCGGGCAACGTCACCAAGCAGGGCCAGGACTACTACCTGAAGCCCATGAACTGCCCGATGCACAACCTGATCTTCCGCCAGCGCGGCCGCTCCTACCGCGACCTGCCGCTGCGGCTCTTCGAGTTCGGCACGGTGTACCGCAACGAGAAGTCCGGCGTGATCCACGGCCTGACCCGCGCCCGCGGCTTCACGCAGGACGACGCCCACATCTACTGCACGCGCGAGCAGATGCGCGATGAGATCGCCACCACGCTGGACTTCGTGCTGGACCTGCTGAAGGCCTACGGCCTCGATGAGTTCTACCTCGAGCTGTCCACGCGGGACCCGGAGAAGTCGATCGGCGACGACGCCGCCTGGGAGGAGGCCACCGCCACGCTGGAGGAGGTCGCCACCGCCTCGGGCCTGGAGCTCGTGCCGGATCCGGAGGGCGCTGCGTTCTACGGCCCCAAGATCTCGGTCCAGGCTCGCGACGCCATCGGGCGCACCTGGCAGATGTCCACGATCCAGCTGGACTTCTTCATGCCCGAGCGTTTCGACCTCGAGTACGCGGCCGCCGACGGCTCCCGTCAGCGCCCCGTCATGATCCACCGCGCGCTGTTCGGCTCGATCGAGCGCTTCTTCGGCGTGCTGACCGAGCACTACGCAGGCGCCTTCCCGGCGTGGCTGGCGCCCGAGCAGGTCCGTGCCATCCCGGTGGCTGAGGCCTTCGACGACTACCTGGGCGATGTCGTGGCAAAGCTGCGCACCGCCGGGGTGCGCGCCGAGCTGGACTCATCCTCGGACCGGTTCCCCAAGAAGATCCGCACCGCGTCCAAGGACAAGGTGCCGTTCGTGCTGATCGCAGGCGGCGACGACGCCGAGGCCGGTGCAGTGTCCTTCCGCTTCCGTGACGGCTCGCAGGAGAACGGCGTGCCGGTCGAGGAGGCCGTCGCCCGGATCGCCGCGCACGTGAGCAACCGCGTGAACGACGACCCCGTCCCCTCGGCCGCCGCAGGCGATGAGACGGTCGGGCAGGCCCCCGGCGTGGACGCCGATGCGCCGGGGTCGCAGGGCGCGCAGTCATGA
- a CDS encoding IS481 family transposase gives MTHVNAPLTPTGRLRMVLRHIEDGIPKAHVAAEFRVSRPTVATWVARYLAAGEAGLVDRPSIPRRSQQRTPAVVVKLIESLRRERKWSARRIHHHLLGLGHQLHLRTVGRWLHRLGISRLRDLTPAGENARRTPARIRAAWPGHMVHLDVKKVGKIPDGGGWRTHGRGSAQALKSKRGPGARVGYTYLHSAVDGFSRLAYTEALDDEKAVTTIGFFARARTFFAAHGIHRIHRVVTDNGANYRARDFTRTVKALASRHQRIRAYTPRHNGKVERYNRLLVDEVLYTRTYTSEHARRAAVAVWVNHYNYHRPHTACGDQPPASRTPDRVNNVTPSYS, from the coding sequence ATGACCCACGTTAACGCACCCCTGACACCGACCGGCCGGCTGCGCATGGTATTGCGCCACATCGAGGACGGGATCCCCAAGGCCCACGTGGCCGCCGAGTTCCGCGTCAGCCGGCCCACGGTGGCCACCTGGGTGGCCCGCTACCTCGCGGCCGGCGAGGCAGGTCTGGTTGACCGCCCCTCGATTCCGCGGCGCAGCCAGCAGCGCACCCCGGCAGTGGTCGTGAAACTGATCGAGTCCCTGCGCCGGGAGCGGAAGTGGTCGGCCCGGCGTATCCACCACCACCTGCTTGGCCTCGGCCACCAGTTGCACCTGCGCACCGTGGGCCGGTGGCTGCACCGACTCGGTATCTCCCGGCTGCGTGATCTGACCCCGGCCGGCGAGAACGCCCGCAGGACCCCGGCGCGGATCCGCGCTGCGTGGCCCGGGCATATGGTCCACCTGGATGTGAAGAAGGTCGGCAAAATCCCCGACGGTGGCGGCTGGCGGACCCACGGCCGCGGTAGCGCCCAGGCGTTGAAGTCCAAGCGCGGGCCGGGGGCGAGGGTCGGCTACACCTACCTGCACTCGGCCGTGGACGGCTTCTCCCGTCTGGCCTACACCGAAGCCCTCGACGACGAGAAAGCGGTGACCACGATCGGGTTCTTCGCCCGGGCCAGAACCTTCTTCGCCGCCCACGGGATCCACAGGATCCACCGGGTCGTGACGGATAACGGGGCCAACTACCGAGCCCGGGACTTCACCCGCACCGTGAAAGCCCTGGCCTCCCGCCACCAGCGGATCCGTGCCTACACGCCGCGGCACAACGGGAAGGTCGAACGCTACAACCGGCTACTGGTCGATGAGGTGCTCTACACCCGCACCTACACCAGCGAACACGCCCGACGGGCCGCGGTGGCGGTCTGGGTCAATCACTACAATTACCACCGACCCCATACCGCCTGCGGCGACCAGCCCCCGGCCTCGCGCACCCCGGACCGTGTCAACAACGTCACGCCCTCTTACAGCTAA
- a CDS encoding MFS transporter, which produces MTKPPAPQDDPDDPHEDRQAHDSAEPEVEPLRYDQPVTGQIPLLQRPAPEASKDLSPRILSTRFVLLWLVQFLVSMQFYLVTTISAAYAMDRFSAGQAEAGLTTSSFTVGAVIARLLTGKYMELIGRRRVLVTAMVLFTLISTAYLPDTGMAGLLAVRFVNGIAFAAVTTIAPAAVQGVIPARRRGEATGYFGLSTTLATALGPALGVWLSRSIGYGSLFVLVSAVAGLALIVVLVLRVPEVELTQAQRRSARQWRLSSIIETRALPISGLMVFAGMAYSTILTYLNAYAVELDLVSSAAAFFVVYAIAIVLTRPYLGRRQDRRGDNSVIPPALVLFSATLVMLAFASSGWMLLAAGAMLGCSFGAIITAAQAAAVKVAPIARVGLTTATFFLCMDLGATVGPAVLGSVMPALGYRGMYLCAAGVLLVAVGYYWLVHGRGAGRTPSPPTGQIPVA; this is translated from the coding sequence ATGACCAAGCCTCCCGCCCCGCAGGACGACCCCGACGATCCCCACGAGGACCGGCAGGCCCACGACTCCGCCGAGCCCGAGGTCGAGCCGCTGCGCTACGACCAGCCCGTCACCGGGCAGATCCCGCTGCTGCAGCGCCCCGCCCCCGAGGCGTCCAAGGACCTGTCGCCGCGGATCCTGAGCACCCGGTTCGTGCTGCTGTGGCTGGTCCAGTTCCTGGTGTCCATGCAGTTCTACCTCGTGACCACCATCTCGGCCGCCTACGCGATGGACCGCTTCTCGGCCGGTCAGGCCGAGGCCGGGCTGACGACGTCGTCGTTCACCGTCGGCGCGGTGATCGCCCGGCTGCTCACGGGCAAGTACATGGAGCTCATCGGACGGCGGCGCGTCCTGGTCACGGCCATGGTCCTGTTCACGCTGATCTCCACGGCCTATCTGCCGGACACCGGAATGGCGGGGCTGCTGGCCGTGCGCTTCGTCAACGGCATCGCCTTCGCCGCCGTGACCACGATCGCCCCGGCGGCGGTGCAGGGCGTCATCCCCGCCCGGCGCCGCGGCGAGGCCACGGGGTACTTCGGCCTGTCGACCACCCTGGCCACAGCTCTGGGCCCCGCCCTGGGCGTGTGGCTCTCGCGCTCGATTGGCTACGGGAGCCTCTTCGTGCTCGTCTCCGCGGTGGCGGGCCTGGCCCTGATCGTGGTGCTCGTGCTGCGCGTCCCCGAGGTCGAGCTCACTCAGGCCCAGCGCCGCTCGGCACGGCAGTGGCGGCTGTCGTCGATCATCGAGACGCGCGCCCTCCCCATATCCGGGCTCATGGTCTTCGCGGGCATGGCCTACTCCACGATCCTGACCTACCTCAACGCCTACGCCGTCGAGCTGGATCTGGTGAGCTCGGCCGCGGCCTTCTTCGTCGTGTACGCGATCGCCATCGTCCTCACGCGCCCGTACCTGGGCAGGCGGCAGGACCGGCGCGGCGACAACAGCGTGATCCCTCCGGCGCTGGTGCTGTTCTCGGCGACCCTGGTCATGCTGGCCTTCGCGAGCTCCGGATGGATGCTGCTGGCGGCCGGGGCCATGCTGGGCTGCTCCTTCGGCGCGATCATCACCGCGGCCCAGGCGGCGGCCGTCAAGGTCGCCCCAATCGCTCGCGTGGGACTGACAACGGCGACCTTCTTCCTGTGCATGGACCTCGGCGCGACCGTCGGGCCCGCTGTCCTCGGCTCTGTGATGCCCGCTCTCGGCTACCGCGGGATGTACCTGTGCGCAGCCGGTGTGCTGCTGGTCGCCGTCGGGTACTACTGGCTCGTCCACGGTCGCGGCGCAGGTCGGACCCCGTCGCCGCCCACGGGGCAGATCCCCGTGGCCTGA